In one Cervus elaphus chromosome 9, mCerEla1.1, whole genome shotgun sequence genomic region, the following are encoded:
- the CDC37 gene encoding hsp90 co-chaperone Cdc37, translating to MVDYSVWDHIEVSDDEDETHPNIDTASLFRWRHQARVERMEQFQKEKEELDRGCRECKRKVAECQRKLKELEVAEGEGGKAELERLQAEAQQLRKEERSWEQKLEEMRKKEKSMPWNVDTLSKDGFSKSMVNTKPEQAEEESEEVREQKHKTFVEKYEKQIKHFGMLRRWDDSQKYLSDNVHLVCEETANYLVIWCIDLEVEEKCALMEQVAHQTIVMQFILELAKSLKVDPRACFRQFFTKIKTADRQYMEGFNDELEAFKDRVRGRAKLRIEKAMKEYEEEERKKRLGPGGLDPVEVYESLPEELQKCFDAKDVQMLQDAISKMDPTDAKYHMQRCIDSGLWVPNSKSSEAKEGEEAGPGDPLLEATPKSGDEKDVSA from the exons ATGGTGGACTACAGCGTGTGGGACCACATCGAGGTGTCTGACGATGAAGACGAGACGCACCCCAACATCGACACCGCTAGCCTCTTCCGCTGGCGGCACCAG GCCCGGGTGGAGCGCATGGAGCAGttccagaaagagaaggaggagctGGACAGGGGCTGCCGCGAGTGCAAGCGCAAGGTGGCCGAGTGCCAGCGGAAGCTGAAGGAGCTGGAGGTGGCCGAGGGCGAAGGCGGCAAGGCCGAGCTGGAGCGGCTGCAGGCTGAGGCGCAGCAGCTGCGCAAGGAGGAGCGGAGCTGGGAGCAAAAACTGGAGGAGATGCGCAAGAAGGAGAAGAGCATGCCCTGGAACGTGGACACGCTCAGCAAGGATGGCTTCAGCAAg AGCATGGTCAACACCAAGCCTGAGCAGGCGGAGGAGGAGTCggaggaggtgagggagcagAAACACAAAACCTTCGTGGAAAAGTATGAGAAACAGATCAAACACTTCG GCATGCTTCGCCGCTGGGATGACAGCCAGAAGTACCTGTCAGACAACGTCCACCTGGTGTGCGAGGAGACAGCCAACTACCTGGTCATCTGGTGCATTGACCTAGAGGTGGAGGAG AAATGCGCCCTGATGGAGCAGGTGGCTCACCAGACCATCGTCATGCAGTTCATCCTGGAGCTGGCCAAGAGCCTCAAGGTGGACCCCCGTGCCTGCTTCCGGCAGTTCTTCACCAAGATCAAG ACTGCTGACCGTCAGTACATGGAGGGCTTCAATGACGAGCTAGAGGCTTTCAAAGACCGAGTGCGGGGCCGTGCCAAGCTGCGCATTGAGAAGGCCATGAAGGAATACGAGGAAGAGGAGCGCAAGAAGCGGCTTGGCCCTGGCGGCCTGGACCCTGTTGAGGTCTACGAGTCCCTCCCTGAG GAACTTCAGAAGTGCTTTGACGCGAAGGATGTGCAGATGCTCCAAGACGCCATCAGCAAGATGGACCCCACC GACGCGAAGTACCACATGCAGCGCTGCATCGACTCAGGCCTCTGGGTCCCCAACTCCAAGTCCAGCGAGGCCaaggagggggaggaggcgggTCCCGGGGACCCCTTGCTGGAAGCCACCCCCAAGTCAGGCGACGAGAAGGATGTCAGCGCGTGA